Sequence from the Paenibacillus tundrae genome:
CTTGTATTTATCGGCATTGATATGAATCGGGCAGAGATTGAGCGTACGCTCGATGAGACACTTCTAACTGAAGAAGAGATGCATATGAATTGGAGAGAGCTGAAGGATCCTTTTCCACAGTGGAATAGAAGCTAAAGAGTTGACAAAAGAAAAAGCATAGGCTAGTATCATTAAATAGTAAATATTACGATTAGATAAGAGGAGGCAACAACCATGAGAGTCATTGTTACATTAGCCTGCACCGAGTGCGGAGATCGCAACTATACAACCACGAAGAATAAACGTAACCATCCCGAGCGCCTTGAGATGAAGAAGTATTCACCACGTTTGAAGAAGATGACGATTCACCGGGAAACACGATAATTTTTTTTGTCGTTTTTAAATCGTAATAATTACGAAAAGAGGAAGAGACATGATACTATCCTCCATGCGTGATGTCGTATTTGGATATGGTAAAGAGCCTGTCATTGATCAACTGTCATTAGATATTCATGTGGGAGAATTCGTAGGCATCACTGGCCCCAATGGTTCTGCGAAGACAACCATGCTGAAATTGCTGCTAGGGCTGCTTAAGCCCTGGAGCGGTTCGGTACATATGAACATACAGAATATCCGCGGTAAAAAGTTAGAGATTGGTTATGTGCCTCAGCAGGTGGCTTCATTCAATAGCGGTTTCCCCAGCACCGTGATTGAATTGGTCCGATCAGGATGTTATCGCAAGCTTGGATTATTTCGTAGGTTTACCACCGAACAGGAAGCCATTGTGGAGCGTAGTCTTCGCGAAGTAGGCATGTGGGAATACAGGAATACGCGAGTAGGCGAACTGTCCGGAGGACAGAAGCAGCGTATCTGTATTGCAAGAGCTCTGGCAGGACAGCCGCAAGTACTTGTGTTAGATGAGCCGACAACGGGGATGGATCGACGCAGTCGGGAAGGCTTCTATGACTTGATGCGCCACTACGCAGATGTTCACGGTCTGACGATCATTATGGTTACACATGGTCTAGAAGAGATGGGCAACCGATTAGATCGAACGATCACGTTGGAGCGTCAAGAAAGTGAGGAATGGCAGTGTTTGAGTACGAATTCATGCAGCGTGCCTTTTGGGCAGGTGGATTAATTGGCGTCATTGCTCCCATCCTGGGGGTCTACCTCATGCTTCGAAGACAGGTGTTAATGGCTGATACATTATCCCACGTGTCGCTAGCAGGCGTGGCGCTTGGTTCGGTTATGAATCTGAATCCAGTCATCAGTGGCTTCGCCGTTGCGGTCATTGGTGCATTACTGGTTGAACAATTGCGAAGAAGTTATCGAACCTATAGTGAAGTTCCTGTCGCTATTATTATGACATCAGGACTTGCACTTGCCGTTGTTCTTATGAGTTTGAAAACCAATCTGTCCAAAACCTTCAGTTCCTATCTGTTCGGTTCAATTGTTGCCGTCAGTAATATTCAGCTACTGATGATGGTCGTGGTATGTGTTATCGGTTTAGCCTTTTTCATTGTTCTTCGAAGACCACTATACAATTTAACGTTTGATGAAGAGACATCCTCGATCGGTGGCGTTCAGGTTAAAGGGTTATCGTTCGCATTTGCCGTTCTGACAGGAATGACAGTTGCAGCAGCCATGCCTATTGTTGGTGTGTTGCTCGTATCGGCTCTCATTGTGCTGCCAGCAGCACTCGCACTAAGAGTATCACGCAGTTTTGCTACAGCGATTGTTATTGCTGTGGTCACAGGACTTATCGGAATTTTTAGCGGTTTGACAACTTCTTATCATTTGAACACACCACCGGGAGGTACGATTGCACTAATCCTGTTGGTATTTCTGTTGACTGGAATATCAGCGCAAAAGCTGGTTTCACTATATAACCGTAAACGTCACCGCGTAGCAAAAACACAACAAAGAGCCATACTATCTATCCATTCAAAGGAGAATATATAATATGAAATTCAGCAAAACAGCAGCATTTGGACTTTTCTTCAGCCTCGCACTTGTTGTCGCAGGTTGTGGGCAGACGAAATCCGTTTCGGAGCCAGACCCGTCTACAGCTAGTACTCCAGCAGCGACGGAACGTAAATTAAATGTGCAAGTCAGCTTCTATCCTATGTATGAATTCACCAAAAATGTCGCGGGTGACCTGGCAGATGTACATACACTTGTTCCAGCTGGTATGGAGCCTCATGATTGGGAGCCAACACCGCAAGATATGGCTAGCATTGAGAAAGCAGATGTGCTTGTATACAACGGAGCTGGTATGGAGTCTTGGATTGATCAAGTGAAGGACAGTTTGAGCAATGACAAACTGATACAAGTCGAAGCAAGTAAGGGCATCAACCTGCTTGAAGGCGGAGAGCATGACCATGGTGACGCAGAAGCGGAAGACCACGACCACGACCATGATCATGCCAGCGAAGGAACAGCAGAAGAGCATGACCATGGCCACGATCACGACCATGCTGAATCAGCGACGACAGAAGACCATGCTCATGATCATGGAGACGAAGCAGCTACGGAGGATCATGATCACGACCATGCAGACGAAGCAACAGAAGAGCATTCCCATAGCCATAGCCATAGTCATGATCACGGTGGACTTGATCCACACGTATGGTTGTCACCAGCATTAGCGATACAAGAAGTTCGTAACATTGAAGCTGGCTTAACAGAAGCTGCGCCAGAGTATGCTGAACAATTCAAACAAAATGCGGATGCGTACGTCGCTAAACTAGAAACATTGGATACCGATTTCAAGGCAGCTGTCACAGATAGCAAGCGAAAAGACTTTATTACGCAGCATGCTGCTTTTGGCTATCTTGCACAGGAGTATGGATTGCAACAAGTACCTATCGCAGGATTGTCTCCTGAACAGGAACCATCCGCAGCACAGATGGCATCCGTAATCGATTTTGCGAAGGAACATCAGGTAAAAACGATTTTCTTCGAAACGCTCGTTTCTTCTAAAGTATCCGAGACAATTGCAAATGAAGTAGGTGCGAAGACGGCTGTGTTGAATCCAATTGAAGGGTTAACCGAGGATGAACTTGCAGCAGGAATGGACTACATTAGCGTAATGAGACAGAACTTAGAAGCATTGAAGCTCGCGCTCAACGAATAAACATCGGATTTGATGCATTTTAATGAAAGAGGTACAATAATACAATAAGCTGAGGAAGGCACGTGATGTCATTCCTTTGCCGACTGGCGAAGCAGAGAGCACAGGGATGTGCTCTCTTCGTTGTCTAAGGCAACCGGATATGAAGCGGGAGTAGGGGGAACCTTTTATGAGTATGGATCCAGAACTAGATGTAACAGAAGCAACTCTACACCACAATTTAAACGGATCTGATTCCACAGTGACCAGCATGGACACCACAACTCTGGCGAGTGCAGATCAAGAAGAGCTTCTGAGTGACCAGCCTGCTCACCTATGGCGAAGACGTAAGTTAGAATTAATGTCTTGGACAGAGCGTGATAAACACACTGTAATTCCGAAAAGGACGACCCTGTGGAATGGTGTAGAGGTCGATGTCGAGCTTGCTGAGGCACTCACTCTACTTCAGCATGCAGGAATTGCTACGGAATTTTCTTGTGCAGGTGTAAGTCCCTTGGATGAACCTATTGATCACTCACTCTATGCGTATGTTACACTGGTGAAAAGTGAAGCAGCAGATCGGTTCGTCCAATACGCGATACAGAATATGCGTCATAGACTTCTGGTTACATTGGAGACAGGCAGTGGGCGTTATGATCTCTCTTCCTTTTTCATAGGACACAATCGTAGCTTCTGCTGGTGGATGCAGCAATGTGCTGCTCATTTTAATAAGGAAACGAATCACTCTTCTACAACGTAATATAGGGATAAGTCTAATTATGCATCATTTTTCTGTGGTAAGGGAGGTGGGAAGGTACTTGAATAAATGGCTCAAAACAATCCTATTTCTAGTCGTCTCTGTATTTCTCACACGATTTATTCCATTCTCATCTTTATTTCGAAACCTAGATACGATGATTCACGAATTCGGTCATGCGCTGGCAACGTTGTTGTTATCGGGCAAAGTATTACGGATTGAACTGTACGCGGATCATAGTGGAGTCACCTATTCCACGATGCTCACACCAGGGCGATCCATTCTTGTCTCCTTAGCAGGTTATATTTCTGCATCATTGTTCGCTTGGTTGTTGTTCTATCTATATCGGAAAGGACGACACATGTGGGGTCTGGGCATTGTTACAGCTATAGCCCTTGTGTCTCTACTGCTCTATGTAAGAGGAGAGTTTGGGATGCTGTGGCTTACCGGTTTTATTGCCTTAAATGTAGTCATTATGATCTTTGGTGCAAAGATCGTGAAGTTCTATTATCTATTCCTCGCATTCTTAACCTTAGAAGAGTCTGTCTTGAGTGCAATGTATGTCGGATTACTGTCCTGGACACAGCCTTCTAGAGCAGGGGATGCAGCTAATCTCGCACAGCAAACGTTCATGCCTGCGATGTTCTGGGGAACATTATTCGCCTTGTTTGCACTCTGGTGTGCCAAAGGCGCATTAGCGTTATTTTTCCGGAAAGAAAGTAGTAGTGGCCGAACATCGCGTGCTCGTAGTTTAAGTAAGTAAATGACTGAACAAAAATGAAAGGGGCTCCCGTCTTCTGGGAAGTCCTTTTCTGCGTTACATACATATTTAGTCCCCTATATTATCCCACAAGGCATAAAAGTAATAAATCTCCTCCAGGAGTGCCTGATCATCTTGCGCAGCAACGCCACCCTTGATTCGAGCAAGCGTGCCTAAAATATCATAGATGGTTTCACGCTCTACGCTGAACTGGATACGGTTGACGATGTGATCCCACGCGTTCATGGCATACTCTGCTTCGGACTTGGCTTCAGACCATTGCTTGTTCTGTACTTGCTTCTCTAGTGATTGTATCGACGCCAATAAACGATCCTCCGTACCGAAAGGTCTTTTAAGAAAGGATCCAGATGCGAGAATAGCACAGAACAAAATAATTAAGGTAATTGGAACGACATACAGCAACCAGAATCGTGTTTTCATTTAAGTCCTCCTGCGTCGGTATGGACGGAAAGTTCTCTTCGAAAATTTTGAAATGTCTGAAATCAAGAGAGAGACGTTGAATTAGAAAGGGCCTTCGTAATCTCCCATATCTGTTTTCTCGGAGAAATGATCTTGAAAGAGATCGATGTAGAGCTTGTCGTTTGGCAAAATGGCGGCAAAAGCAATATCCTGAATCGTTATTTTTTTCTTTTTTAATTGCTCGGTCAACCAGTTCATATCTTTGTGACGTTCCTTCAGGTTTTGTTTAATAAGAACGCCGTCAATGATTAATTCGGTCATCAACCGGCTTTTGTGTGGGTGCAGATTCATATCTTTCGCTGTTAGTGGTTGATGTTCAGGTTTGAGTACAACTGAGATACTCCCATCTGGTTCAAGGATCGCGTAACTAAGAGTGGTAATATCGAATACATCCTTCTGCCGAAGCATCATGGTCAATTCATCGAACTTAACCCTCATTTTGTTCAGGTTTTGTTCAAGGATTTTGCC
This genomic interval carries:
- the rpmG gene encoding 50S ribosomal protein L33, yielding MRVIVTLACTECGDRNYTTTKNKRNHPERLEMKKYSPRLKKMTIHRETR
- a CDS encoding metal ABC transporter ATP-binding protein, which produces MILSSMRDVVFGYGKEPVIDQLSLDIHVGEFVGITGPNGSAKTTMLKLLLGLLKPWSGSVHMNIQNIRGKKLEIGYVPQQVASFNSGFPSTVIELVRSGCYRKLGLFRRFTTEQEAIVERSLREVGMWEYRNTRVGELSGGQKQRICIARALAGQPQVLVLDEPTTGMDRRSREGFYDLMRHYADVHGLTIIMVTHGLEEMGNRLDRTITLERQESEEWQCLSTNSCSVPFGQVD
- a CDS encoding metal ABC transporter permease — encoded protein: MAVFEYEFMQRAFWAGGLIGVIAPILGVYLMLRRQVLMADTLSHVSLAGVALGSVMNLNPVISGFAVAVIGALLVEQLRRSYRTYSEVPVAIIMTSGLALAVVLMSLKTNLSKTFSSYLFGSIVAVSNIQLLMMVVVCVIGLAFFIVLRRPLYNLTFDEETSSIGGVQVKGLSFAFAVLTGMTVAAAMPIVGVLLVSALIVLPAALALRVSRSFATAIVIAVVTGLIGIFSGLTTSYHLNTPPGGTIALILLVFLLTGISAQKLVSLYNRKRHRVAKTQQRAILSIHSKENI
- a CDS encoding metal ABC transporter substrate-binding protein, translating into MKFSKTAAFGLFFSLALVVAGCGQTKSVSEPDPSTASTPAATERKLNVQVSFYPMYEFTKNVAGDLADVHTLVPAGMEPHDWEPTPQDMASIEKADVLVYNGAGMESWIDQVKDSLSNDKLIQVEASKGINLLEGGEHDHGDAEAEDHDHDHDHASEGTAEEHDHGHDHDHAESATTEDHAHDHGDEAATEDHDHDHADEATEEHSHSHSHSHDHGGLDPHVWLSPALAIQEVRNIEAGLTEAAPEYAEQFKQNADAYVAKLETLDTDFKAAVTDSKRKDFITQHAAFGYLAQEYGLQQVPIAGLSPEQEPSAAQMASVIDFAKEHQVKTIFFETLVSSKVSETIANEVGAKTAVLNPIEGLTEDELAAGMDYISVMRQNLEALKLALNE
- a CDS encoding M50 family metallopeptidase yields the protein MNKWLKTILFLVVSVFLTRFIPFSSLFRNLDTMIHEFGHALATLLLSGKVLRIELYADHSGVTYSTMLTPGRSILVSLAGYISASLFAWLLFYLYRKGRHMWGLGIVTAIALVSLLLYVRGEFGMLWLTGFIALNVVIMIFGAKIVKFYYLFLAFLTLEESVLSAMYVGLLSWTQPSRAGDAANLAQQTFMPAMFWGTLFALFALWCAKGALALFFRKESSSGRTSRARSLSK
- a CDS encoding DUF4363 family protein, producing the protein MKTRFWLLYVVPITLIILFCAILASGSFLKRPFGTEDRLLASIQSLEKQVQNKQWSEAKSEAEYAMNAWDHIVNRIQFSVERETIYDILGTLARIKGGVAAQDDQALLEEIYYFYALWDNIGD
- a CDS encoding DUF421 domain-containing protein — encoded protein: MMEETWVVAVRSIIAFLTLMIYTRVLGKQQMGNLTYFDYINGITIGSIAGTFATDLSSKAWIHFVALTIFTIVTIIFQYITLKNRTITKLLDSDPTLVIQDGKILEQNLNKMRVKFDELTMMLRQKDVFDITTLSYAILEPDGSISVVLKPEHQPLTAKDMNLHPHKSRLMTELIIDGVLIKQNLKERHKDMNWLTEQLKKKKITIQDIAFAAILPNDKLYIDLFQDHFSEKTDMGDYEGPF